The Nitrospira sp. SG-bin1 DNA segment CGTCTCTGAACTAATGACCTACGGCACCACGCTGCTGACGCGTAAGGACGTCATGCCCGGCGTTCCGGAGATGATTCATGAGTTTCAGGTTGAAGGGACGTTTCCGGATGGGACCAAGCTGGTGACCGTCCACAATCCCATTCGCTAAGCGTGAAAGCGACGCACATCATCCATCTGTATCCCAGGTAGGAGGGGAACTATGGCGAGGAAGACAAAGCGCAGTCCGGCGAAGACCCGTCAGAAGTCGCCGAAGACAAGGAGGGGATCACTTGCGACCACGATCAGAGCTGAGTTGGCCAAGCCGGTCGTCCCGGGTGAGGTGTTGGCCGGTGCCGGCGATGTAGAGGCCTTCAAGGGCCGCGAGACAAAGGAATTGATCGTCAAGAATGCAGCTGATCGACCCATTCAAGTCGGTTCCCATTGCCACTTCTTCGAGTCCAATCACGCGCTCAAGTTCGATCGTGAGCAGGCCTTCGGGTTCCGCCTCTGCATTCCCGCCGGCACGGCGGTTAGGTTCGAGCCGGGAGAAGAAAAACGAGTGACGGTCGTAGCTCTGGCCGGGAAGCGAGTCGCCTATGGCATCAACGGATTGACCGAAGGATCGCTGGACGATGCACAGATCAAGACTCGAGCGCTGTCGCTCGTGGGTGATCGCGGATTCTCTGGAAAAGGAGGGGCACGGTGAAAATTCCACGAAAGCAGTATGCCGCACTATACGGTCCGACCACGGGCGATCGTGTCCGGCTGGCTGATACGGAATTGATTATCGAAGTCGAGAAGGATTTCACCGCCTATGGAGAAGAGGCCGTGTTCGGAGGCGGTAAGGTGATTCGGGATGGAATGGGCCAATCGCCAAGAGCGACAAGCGCGAATGGCGCGCTCGACACCGTGATCACGAATGCCCTCATACTGGATTACACCGGGATCGTGAAAGCGGATATAGGGATCAAGGATGGACGAATCGCCGGTATTGGGAAGGCGGGAAATTCGGATCTGATGCCGAACGTGACCAAGGGCATGGAGATCGGGGCCGGAACAGAAGTCATCGCCGGTGAAGGCCATATCGTGACGGCAGGCGGCATCGATACCCACATCCACTTCATTTGCCCGCAACAATATTGGGATGCCTTGTCTGCCGGCATTACGACCATGATCGGCGGCGGCACCGGTCCGGCGACTGGGACCAACGCCACAACTTGCACACCGGGACCGTGGAATATCCTTCGCATGCTCGAAGCCTCGGACGGGATCCCTATGAACCTAGGATTTCTGGGCAAAGGCAATTCGTCCCATCCGGAGGGGTTGAACGAGCAGGTCGAAGCGGGCGCCATCGGCCTCAAACTGCATGAAGATTGGGGGACGACGCCGGCCGCGATCGATACCTGTTTGAGTGTAGCGGAGCGTTATGATGTACAGGTCGCCATCCATACCGATACGCTGAATGAGGCGGGTTTTGTGGAGGACACGATCAAGGCCTTCAAGGGGAGAACGATTCACTCCTTCCATACAGAAGGAGCGGGCGGTGGACATGCACCGGATATCATCAAGGTGTGTGGTGAGCCGAACGTGCTGCCTTCGTCGACCAACCCCACGATGCCCTTTACGGCCAACACGATGGATGAGCATCTCGACATGTTGATGGTGTGCCATCATTTGAACCCACGAATTCCGGAAGATGTGGCGTTCGCGGAGTCCCGCATCCGGCGGGAAACCATCGCGGCGGAAGACATTCTCCACGATCTGGGCGCCATCAGCATCATGTCGTCCGACTCGCAAGCCATGGGCCGTATCGGAGAAGTCATCATCCGGACCTGGCAAAACGCCCACAAAATGAAGGTCCAGCGGGGCCATCTGTCACCGAGTGGAGGGAAGGAGTCGATCCAGAATGACAACTTCCGCGCCAAACGGTACGTGGCCAAGTACACAATCAACCCAGCCATCACTCATGGGATCGCGCACGAGGTCGGATCCGTGGAGGTTGGAAAGTTCGCCGATCTGGTACTCTGGAAGCCGGCATTTTTCGGGGTCAAGCCGGAGATGGTGTTAAAGGGTGGATTTATCGCTCAAGCTCAGATGGGTGATCCCAACGCATCGATCCCTACGCCGGAACCGATCATCAGCCGACCCATGTTTGGTGCCTTTGGAAGGGCGTTGTCCAGCACCAGTCTGACGTTCTTGTCGCAGGCAGGGCTGGATCGAGGTGTCCCGAAGAAGCTTGGGCTGCAGAAGCGTGTCGCAGCGGTGAAGAGCTGCCGCAGCGTGAAAAAACGAGATCTCAAGCTGAACGATTATCTGCCGAACATCGAGGTTGATCCTGAAACCTACGTGGTGACGGCGGACGGTGTGCGGCTGACCTGTGAACCAGCCGCAGTGCTCCCGATGGCACAGCGATATTTCTTGTTCTAACCAACGGGACAGGTCCAACGGTCGATCATGGGAGATCGTGACAGTCGAGTGATGGGTTTCATTACTCTATACGCCCTATACGCCCGATGAATACCCCCGCATTGCTTGAAGGGTTGCGGTTTGTCGATACGTTTTTTCCGTCCGGCGGATACGCGTTTTCGTCGGGATTGGAAGCGGCGATCCAAGGCGGCGCCGTGAAGACGTCCGATCAGCTGGCTCGATATATTGAAGACCTGTTGCGAGGTGGCATGAGCCGTCGAGAGGCTCTAGCCACAAAGCTCGCCAGTCGAGCAGGATCATCCGGATCAGTGGAGGACGTCCTTCAAGTCGATCGTGAGCTGGAGGCAACAAAGCTAGCTCGTGAATCACGACTGGCGAGCCGCCAGATGGGGCGGCAGGTGATCAGAGTGGCGGCGGATCAAATACGGGCCAAACCAGTTTTGAGTGAGTATCGTGATGAAGTGGACGCTGATCGAGCCCCGGGCCACCTGGCGGTGACGTTCGGACTTACCCTGGGCGCGTGTGGGTGGAGCCCGGAAGAGACGGCGGCGGCCTTCTTGTACCAAACCGCCGTCGGCTTCATCTCTGCGGCGATGCGGCTCAGTCCCATCGGCCAGCATGAGGGGCAGCGGATACTGGGTGAATGGCTTCCCTTGATTGAACGGATCAGTCGGGAGGTGGACCTCAAGACCATGATGAGTTCGTGGTCACCGATCCAAGATATTTATGCAATGCGTCATGGCTCTCTGGAATGGAGACTCTTTCGGTCTTAACTCGTGAGGGAGCCCGCATCGTGAAGCACAAGAAAGGAACTGAACGGTGGGCCTGTCCTCTCGGGTGGTAGCTCCCCGTTCGCGGCAATCATCATGCATGACCTGAATCGTGAACACAGTCATAACTGGACTCCCACTCAAGCACGCAAACAAGGCATCCCGGTCATGGGGATCGGCGGCCCCGTTGGATCGGGGAAGACGGCGCTCGTCGAGGCGCTCTGTCAGCGGTTGCGCGATCGCTACAGCCTTGCCGCGGTGACGAACGATATTTTCACCAAGATCGACGCGGAAATTCTGACCAAACGTGCTGCGTTACCGGTTGACCGGATTCTCGGTGTGGAAACAGGCGGGTGTCCGCACACGGCGATTCGGGAAGACGCCTCGCATAACCAGGAAGCCATTGACGATTTGCTGCGCCGGCATCCTGACGTCGAACTGATTTTTCTAGAAAGCGGCGGCGACAATCTGGCGGCGACCTTCAGCCCCGAACTGGTGGACCATGTCATTTATGTCATCGATGTGTCGGGAGGCGACAAGATCCCACGGAAGGGAGGTCCCGGGATCACGCGATCCGATTTCCTCGTCATCAATAAGATGGACTTAGCGCCCCATGTACGTGCGGATCTCTCCGTCATGGATCGGGATACCCGCAAGATGCGGGGTGATCTTCCTTTCGCGTTCACCAACATTCTTTCAGGGGAGGGACTGGATACGGTCGTGGCCTGGGTCGAGCAGCGTATCCCGCAACGGGCCGGACGTTCGTGATCATGGCAATTCGAGAAGAGCAACGGAACAGTGCGCCTCGGAGAACCGGCGCGTCTCATGGAAGACAATCGTCAGTGAGAAACAAGCCTTCTCGGAAGAAAAATGCCCCGGGACGGTTTGCGACGGAATCAGTCGGACGGGTCGGCGAGCTCAACCTCCATTACGCGAAGCGCGATGACCGCACTATCATCTCGCACTCCTATTTTACAACGCCTTGGAAACTTCTTCCCCCCATCTACCTCGATGATACGGGGGCTGCATACACGTTGCTGATCAACCCATCCGGTGGACTGGTTGGGGGGGACCATCTCTCCATCGACATGAATGTGGAGCAGGACGCGCATGTCCTCATCTCTGCTCCTTCTGCTAATCGGATCTATCGGACGGAAGGTTTGATTTCGGAACAGCATGTCAAGATCGTGATCGGACCGGGCGCGGTGCTCGAATGGTTCCCTGAACATACGATCCCCTTTGCCGGTTCGCGATTTCGGCAGACACTCCAGGCTACGCTTGCACCCGGGGCGACGCTCTTGTTGTGGGATGCCGTCGCATCTGGACGCATCGCTCGAGAAGAACGTTGGGCATTCACCGATCTCGAAAACGAAATTCGCATCACGACCGCATCCGGCAGCTCCTTGCTGGAACGATACGTTCTTGATTCCACGACGGATTTAGGGCGTGTTGGTCTAGCGGAAGACTGGAACTATGTGGCGTCATTCTATGTTGTGAACGATGCCATGACATCAGAGGTCTGGAGCAAGCTGGAGTCGAAAATTGCCGCAAGCTTGGATGGGCAACCAGGGGAAGTATTGGGAGGTGTGTCTACGCCGCCCGTTCCGGGGCTTGTCGTCAAGATCCTGGCCCGCACGGCGCCGGACCTTACCGCCATGCTCGATACATTATGGGCGGCCGCTCGCGAAGCGCTATGGAATCTCCAACCTGTGTCCTTGCGAAAATACTGAGTAGGCAGGCTACCTCGCCGGTCCCAGTTCCGTACTCGTGCTAGAAGGGTACCGACAGAGTAGAGTGTTTGGAATCGCTCGCATTTGCGGTGCGGAGTGACCACGCCAATCCCAGCAACGACAACGTATAAATCAGCCATTTTGAAGGATCGAAATTGTACCAGCGGGGGCCGTTGCGATAGTCGCTTTGGTGGGTATGGTGATAGTTGTGATACCCCTCCCC contains these protein-coding regions:
- a CDS encoding Urease subunit beta, with the protein product MAKPVVPGEVLAGAGDVEAFKGRETKELIVKNAADRPIQVGSHCHFFESNHALKFDREQAFGFRLCIPAGTAVRFEPGEEKRVTVVALAGKRVAYGINGLTEGSLDDAQIKTRALSLVGDRGFSGKGGAR
- a CDS encoding urease accessory protein UreG; the encoded protein is MHDLNREHSHNWTPTQARKQGIPVMGIGGPVGSGKTALVEALCQRLRDRYSLAAVTNDIFTKIDAEILTKRAALPVDRILGVETGGCPHTAIREDASHNQEAIDDLLRRHPDVELIFLESGGDNLAATFSPELVDHVIYVIDVSGGDKIPRKGGPGITRSDFLVINKMDLAPHVRADLSVMDRDTRKMRGDLPFAFTNILSGEGLDTVVAWVEQRIPQRAGRS
- the ureC gene encoding urease subunit alpha (ureases catalyze the hydrolysis of urea into ammonia and carbon dioxide; in Helicobacter pylori the ammonia released plays a key role in bacterial survival by neutralizing acids when colonizing the gastric mucosa; the holoenzyme is composed of 3 ureC (alpha) and 3 ureAB (gamma/beta) subunits) → MKIPRKQYAALYGPTTGDRVRLADTELIIEVEKDFTAYGEEAVFGGGKVIRDGMGQSPRATSANGALDTVITNALILDYTGIVKADIGIKDGRIAGIGKAGNSDLMPNVTKGMEIGAGTEVIAGEGHIVTAGGIDTHIHFICPQQYWDALSAGITTMIGGGTGPATGTNATTCTPGPWNILRMLEASDGIPMNLGFLGKGNSSHPEGLNEQVEAGAIGLKLHEDWGTTPAAIDTCLSVAERYDVQVAIHTDTLNEAGFVEDTIKAFKGRTIHSFHTEGAGGGHAPDIIKVCGEPNVLPSSTNPTMPFTANTMDEHLDMLMVCHHLNPRIPEDVAFAESRIRRETIAAEDILHDLGAISIMSSDSQAMGRIGEVIIRTWQNAHKMKVQRGHLSPSGGKESIQNDNFRAKRYVAKYTINPAITHGIAHEVGSVEVGKFADLVLWKPAFFGVKPEMVLKGGFIAQAQMGDPNASIPTPEPIISRPMFGAFGRALSSTSLTFLSQAGLDRGVPKKLGLQKRVAAVKSCRSVKKRDLKLNDYLPNIEVDPETYVVTADGVRLTCEPAAVLPMAQRYFLF